A window of the Brassica napus cultivar Da-Ae chromosome C5, Da-Ae, whole genome shotgun sequence genome harbors these coding sequences:
- the LOC125587948 gene encoding uncharacterized protein LOC125587948: protein MMNKSDDKIFLPKRISEPDTNGGVLDRINKRSNLKLVGTVENVLGREFKKLEDSFLAPVIKMGRRQKHMVFSRHLIHPLLLRRIDIGKKGLWFSFGEQLMRFSLREFHLAKGLPCVVDKDEEEVETSTTKIKKNQTLNTLLNLLVKKSTELTADQRLRLGVTILVEGILMASNPVTSILLGSKSVTTESMSESP, encoded by the coding sequence ATGATGAATAAATCTGATGATAAGATTTTTTTGCCAAAAAGAATCTCTGAACCTGATACAAATGGAGGTGTATTGGATAGAATTAACAAGCGCTCCAACCTTAAGTTGGTTGGTACAGTTGAAAACGTTTTGGGCAGAGAATTCAAGAAGCTTGAAGATTCATTCTTGGCTCCGGTAATTAAGATGGGAAGGAGGCAGAAGCATATGGTGTTTTCAAGGCATTTGATTCATCCCTTACTCTTAAGGAGAATTGATATAGGCAAGAAGGGTTTGTGGTTTTCTTTTGGAGAACAACTAATGAGATTTTCTCTCAGAGAATTCCACTTGGCAAAGGGTCTGCCTTGTGTTGTTGACAAAGATGAAGAGGAAGTGGAAACTTCAACAACAAAAATCAAGAAGAATCAAACTTTAAACACCTTGCTTAATCTACTTGTGAAAAAGAGTACAGAGCTTACTGCTGATCAGAGATTAAGGTTGGGAGTTACAATCCTTGTGGAAGGGATATTAATGGCAAGCAATCCAGTGACAAGTatactgttggggtcaaaatcggtcacgacggaatcaatgtctgaaagtccgtaa
- the LOC111206244 gene encoding glutamic acid-rich protein-like gives MSRCFPFPPPGYEKKKKIRTEEADSLIKEKQKKEKKHKKEKKDIETSKDRYKEGKERKEKHSDRKDREKRDKNAVGVLPNTVQNNGNEEVKFVQDLARRISNEEEEARESQSVGKSSFPCGVRENFAMDKRSENVVGRVSSWRDPKGTEIMVQPVGKKELQELNHLKESVTKGDNKSLDSEEIKKSEPKYTTHSSSQENTEHKHKYVEGGSMLKERDVDNRNIGKRKDHERNGFLYENGSRLNKIHRPVASPVSSVENGRNLGAYQTPPKLVTELQETVCNPEVNEHRVNGFIDSQEHKSLSSVEVKENGEASAKKRPHSDLKYLDQILSVPKREELHEFDGNEEQEWLFGQSGVSLSKRPKTDSTTSLDETLQVWSQALRIESTDTVALPYVVPF, from the exons ATGTCTCGTTGCTTCCCGTTTCCACCACCAGGatatgagaagaagaagaagattagaACCGAGGAGGCAGACTCTTTAATAAAG GAAAAGCAGAAGAAGGAAAAGAAGCACAAAAAGGAGAAGAAGGATATAGAAACAAGCAAAGATAGATATAAGGAAGGGaaggagagaaaagagaaacataGCGATAGGAAAGACAGAGAAAAGAGAGACAAAAATGCTGTTGGTGTTCTGCCCAACACCGTGCAGAATAATGGTAACGAAGAGGTTAAGTTTGTACAGGACTTGGCAAGAAGGATTagcaatgaagaagaagaagctagagAGAGTCAAAGTGTGGGGAAGAGTAGTTTTCCCTGTGGAGTTAGAGAGAACTTTGCCATGGATAAAAGGTCTGAAAATGTGGTTGGTCGAGTATCCTCTTGGAGAGATCCGAAAGGAACTGAGATTATGGTTCAACCAGTGGGGAAAAAAGAGCTACAAGAGCTGAATCACCTCAAGGAAAGTGTGACGAAGGGTGATAATAAGTCACTGGATAGTGAAGAGATAAAGAAAAGTGAACCGAAGTACACAACACATAGTAGTAGTCAAGAGAACACAGAACATAAACACAAATATGTAGAAGGAGGTTCTATGTTAAAAGAAAGAGATGTAGATAATAGGAATATTGGCAAACGGAAGGATCATGAGAGGAATGGATTCTTATATG AGAATGGATCTAGGCTAAACAAGATACACAGGCCAGTTGCTTCACCAGTGTCATCCGTAGAGAACGGAAGAAACTTGGGAGCATATCAAACTCCTCCGAAGCTTGTTACTGAGTTGCAAGAAACAGTGTGTAATCCAGAGGTCAATGAGCATAGAGTAAACGGTTTCATTGAttctcaagaacacaaaagcCTTTCTTCTGTGGAAGTGAAAGAAAACGGTGAGGCATCAGCGAAAAAGCGGCCTCACTCGGACTTGAAGTATTTGGATCAGATACTGAGTGTACCCAAAAGGGAGGAATTGCATGAGTTTGATGGAAATGAAGAACAAGAGTGGCTATTTGGTCAGTCTGGTGTGAGCTTATCAAAGAGGCCAAAAACAGATTCTACTACTTCGTTGGATGAGACTCTGCAAGTCTGGAGCCAGGCTCTTAGAATAGAATCTACTGATACTGTAGCTCTTCCATATGTTGTTCCATTCTAG